In the Calditrichota bacterium genome, one interval contains:
- the metG gene encoding methionine--tRNA ligase gives MPEKILVTSALPYANGPIHLGHLAGAYLPADIFVRYHRLKKNDIVYICGSDEHGVPIMLRARKEGVAPQEIVDRYHKIIKESFKKFGIGFDYYGRTSSKVHHETSQDFFNTLAGKDEFVLKKEEQLYDPEAGIFLADRFVRGTCPKCKYEEAYGDQCENCGTSLSPQDLINPRSAITNAKPVMKETTHWFLPLEKYQPELEKWIDQHSDWKPNALGQIKSWFKDGLRDRAVTRDLPWGVPVPKKVAEQAGTDANGKVLYVWFDAPIGYISASREWAEQKGDPDLWKKYWQEQDTRLIHFIGKDNIVFHCLIFPAMLKAHGQYVLPENVPANEFLNLEGDKLSTSRDYAVWLDKYLENFEPDSLRYCLASIMPETKDSDFSWKDFQARHNNELADILGNFINRSAIFCHKYFDGKLPQLGELSDLDKELIKKLEAAPQNLGGIINSHQYKNYVREAMDLARFANKYFNDKEPWKTRKENPDDCATTIHLCLQTVRALGILFDPLLPFTSEKIRVLLNIAQQEEWDKAANQTLETGHKINQPEILFAKIEDEPIEEEIKKLKDNQEPEKAADTNLPEFKETIEFDDFGKLDLRVAKVIHCEKVPKTNRLLKLTVELGQEERTIVSGIAEQYSAEELVGKNVVVIANLKPVKIRGVESRGMLLTSENDSKLSLLTVMQEIPSGSCIS, from the coding sequence TTGCCAGAAAAGATACTTGTAACCAGTGCTTTACCCTACGCTAATGGACCAATCCATCTTGGCCACCTTGCCGGAGCATATTTGCCGGCAGATATTTTTGTGCGCTACCATCGCCTGAAAAAAAATGACATCGTTTATATTTGCGGTTCTGATGAACACGGTGTCCCTATTATGCTTCGCGCCCGAAAAGAAGGCGTTGCGCCACAGGAAATTGTAGACCGCTACCATAAAATCATAAAAGAAAGTTTTAAAAAGTTCGGGATTGGTTTTGATTATTATGGGCGAACATCCTCAAAAGTCCACCATGAGACGAGCCAGGATTTTTTTAATACTTTGGCAGGCAAAGATGAATTTGTGCTTAAAAAAGAAGAGCAACTTTACGATCCTGAAGCCGGTATTTTTTTGGCAGATCGATTTGTTCGTGGCACATGCCCAAAATGTAAATATGAAGAAGCCTATGGCGACCAGTGCGAAAACTGCGGTACTTCCCTTTCCCCACAAGATTTAATAAATCCGAGAAGCGCCATTACAAATGCAAAACCAGTAATGAAAGAGACAACACACTGGTTCCTTCCGCTGGAAAAATACCAACCTGAACTTGAAAAATGGATTGACCAACACTCAGATTGGAAGCCAAACGCTTTGGGCCAGATTAAAAGCTGGTTTAAAGATGGGCTGCGTGACCGTGCAGTAACAAGAGACTTGCCATGGGGTGTTCCCGTTCCAAAAAAAGTTGCTGAACAGGCCGGGACCGATGCAAACGGAAAAGTTTTATATGTCTGGTTTGATGCCCCGATTGGATATATCTCTGCCAGCCGTGAATGGGCTGAGCAAAAAGGCGATCCTGACTTATGGAAAAAATACTGGCAAGAGCAGGATACGCGCCTGATCCATTTTATTGGAAAAGATAATATTGTCTTTCACTGTTTAATTTTTCCGGCAATGTTAAAAGCTCATGGCCAATATGTACTGCCGGAAAATGTACCGGCTAATGAATTTTTAAATCTTGAAGGCGATAAACTTTCCACGAGCCGTGATTATGCCGTCTGGCTCGATAAATATCTGGAAAATTTTGAACCGGATTCTTTGCGTTATTGTTTGGCCAGTATAATGCCGGAAACAAAAGATTCAGACTTCTCCTGGAAAGATTTTCAGGCCAGACATAATAATGAGCTTGCTGATATTCTGGGGAATTTTATTAACCGTTCAGCAATATTTTGCCACAAATATTTTGATGGTAAACTACCTCAATTGGGAGAACTTTCAGATCTTGACAAGGAACTGATAAAAAAATTAGAAGCAGCTCCGCAAAATTTGGGTGGGATTATAAACTCACATCAATATAAAAACTATGTTCGGGAAGCCATGGATTTGGCACGTTTTGCGAATAAATATTTTAATGATAAAGAGCCCTGGAAAACACGGAAAGAGAATCCTGATGATTGTGCCACAACAATTCACTTATGTCTGCAAACTGTGCGTGCTTTAGGAATTTTATTTGATCCTTTGTTACCTTTTACTTCGGAAAAAATCCGGGTACTACTAAACATAGCACAGCAAGAAGAGTGGGATAAAGCAGCAAACCAGACTTTAGAAACAGGCCATAAAATAAATCAACCCGAAATTTTATTTGCTAAAATTGAAGATGAACCGATTGAAGAAGAGATAAAAAAATTGAAAGACAATCAGGAACCGGAAAAAGCAGCGGATACTAATTTACCTGAGTTCAAAGAAACCATCGAATTTGATGATTTTGGGAAACTTGATTTAAGGGTGGCAAAAGTAATCCATTGCGAAAAAGTACCGAAAACTAATCGGTTGTTAAAACTTACTGTGGAACTTGGGCAAGAAGAAAGGACAATTGTAAGCGGCATAGCCGAGCAATATTCTGCCGAAGAGCTGGTTGGCAAAAACGTGGTTGTTATAGCCAATCTAAAGCCGGTGAAAATACGAGGCGTTGAATCTCGCGGTATGTTACTAACCTCAGAAAACGATAGTAAGCTAAGCCTGTTAACGGTTATGCAGGAAATTCCCTCCGGCAGTTGCATAAGTTAG
- a CDS encoding MarR family transcriptional regulator, with translation MSNISLKQEFIQDYGEGYHHFGLPKLMGRIVGLLLYEGKPLTLDYITKELNVSKGPVSQITRRLREHALIQRKWIPGDRKDYYETVEDIFGKAFLNRISLMHGNLELAEKYCLKLAAVKEDEDLKLFKKNIEDMKSFYTLMIKHYNNFLEEWTESQK, from the coding sequence ATGTCAAATATTTCTTTAAAACAAGAATTCATCCAGGACTATGGTGAAGGCTATCATCATTTTGGGCTTCCAAAGCTGATGGGCCGGATTGTAGGATTGCTTTTATACGAAGGCAAGCCACTTACCCTTGATTATATTACCAAAGAATTAAATGTTAGCAAAGGACCGGTAAGCCAAATAACCCGGCGTTTACGTGAACATGCTTTAATTCAACGGAAATGGATTCCCGGTGACCGTAAAGATTATTATGAAACGGTTGAGGACATTTTTGGAAAAGCATTTTTAAATCGCATTTCTCTAATGCATGGAAACTTAGAACTGGCTGAAAAATATTGTTTAAAGCTGGCTGCAGTAAAAGAGGATGAAGATCTAAAACTTTTTAAAAAGAATATTGAAGATATGAAAAGCTTTTACACATTGATGATTAAACACTATAATAATTTTCTGGAAGAGTGGACTGAATCTCAGAAATAA
- a CDS encoding beta-ketoacyl-ACP reductase, giving the protein MERLKDKVAIITGGAQGIGAITAAKFLIEKAHVIIWDVNNEAGEAVAANLGANASFMKVNVSDKEQVEKAVSEVLEKYNKIDILINNAGITRDSMFHKMEEQQWDQVIDINLKGVFLCGQSVAKVMREQGNGVIINTSSVVAHNGNFGQSNYVAAKSGIIGMTKVWARELGGKGVRVNAVAPGFIATEMVKSVPAKVISMLEEKTPLGRLGNPEDIANAYLFLSSDEAAYVTGAVLNVDGGLVL; this is encoded by the coding sequence ATGGAAAGATTAAAAGATAAAGTAGCAATAATTACCGGTGGAGCCCAGGGAATTGGTGCTATCACAGCCGCAAAATTTTTAATTGAAAAAGCACATGTAATTATTTGGGATGTGAATAATGAGGCCGGCGAAGCTGTAGCGGCCAATCTTGGTGCAAACGCATCTTTTATGAAAGTAAATGTTTCTGATAAAGAACAAGTTGAAAAAGCTGTATCTGAAGTTTTAGAAAAATATAATAAAATAGATATTTTGATTAATAACGCAGGTATTACACGTGATTCCATGTTTCATAAAATGGAAGAGCAGCAATGGGATCAGGTTATTGACATAAACCTGAAGGGTGTTTTTTTATGTGGCCAGTCAGTCGCAAAAGTTATGCGCGAACAGGGTAATGGTGTAATTATTAACACGAGTTCGGTTGTGGCGCATAATGGTAATTTTGGTCAGAGCAATTATGTTGCAGCAAAATCCGGTATAATTGGAATGACCAAAGTATGGGCAAGGGAGCTTGGTGGCAAGGGCGTTCGTGTAAATGCGGTTGCACCGGGTTTTATTGCAACAGAAATGGTTAAATCTGTGCCTGCAAAAGTTATTTCTATGTTAGAAGAAAAGACGCCTTTGGGCAGACTTGGCAATCCTGAAGATATAGCAAATGCTTATCTGTTTTTATCATCGGATGAGGCGGCGTATGTGACCGGAGCAGTTCTAAATGTTGATGGCGGTTTGGTTTTATAA
- a CDS encoding ketoacyl-ACP synthase III: MAAPERVIKNSYFDKLLGEDVSTWLEENLTIKERRWLGENESTIDLCENAANSVIAKSGINVTDLDLIIISTDTPEFISPSTSSVLQHRLGAAKAGTFDINTACAGFVTALDVGAKYIRADENYNNVLVIGAYAMSKFLNKTDKKTVTLFADGAGAVLLQSTTEEKGFLGSLLHTEGQYNGWMGIYGGGSAKPISPDVVDNKDHLLKFVKKFPKEINPETWSKMISDLSNRIGTSVSDINNIFFTQININSIRETMGKLDLPMNKTHMVMDRFAYTGSACIPMALSDANDNGKLKSNDLVFFMGSGGGLAFACAAFRW; this comes from the coding sequence ATGGCCGCTCCAGAGCGAGTAATAAAAAACAGCTATTTTGATAAGCTTCTTGGTGAGGATGTAAGTACCTGGCTGGAAGAAAATCTTACTATAAAAGAAAGGCGCTGGCTGGGAGAAAATGAAAGCACAATTGATTTGTGTGAAAATGCTGCCAACTCGGTTATAGCCAAATCTGGAATTAATGTTACAGACCTTGACCTGATAATTATCTCAACAGACACACCGGAGTTTATTTCGCCAAGTACTTCGTCCGTTTTGCAACACCGACTTGGAGCCGCAAAGGCAGGAACATTTGATATTAATACTGCCTGTGCAGGATTTGTAACAGCTCTTGATGTTGGGGCAAAATACATCCGTGCTGATGAAAACTATAATAATGTTTTGGTAATTGGTGCATATGCCATGTCTAAATTTTTGAATAAAACCGATAAAAAAACAGTGACGCTTTTTGCAGATGGCGCCGGTGCGGTTCTTTTGCAAAGCACAACAGAAGAAAAAGGTTTTCTTGGATCATTGTTACACACAGAAGGCCAATATAATGGCTGGATGGGCATATATGGCGGTGGTTCTGCAAAACCAATTTCGCCAGACGTTGTAGACAACAAAGATCATCTTTTAAAATTTGTAAAAAAGTTTCCAAAAGAAATAAATCCGGAAACCTGGTCAAAAATGATTTCGGATTTAAGCAATAGGATTGGTACTTCAGTTAGTGATATTAATAATATCTTTTTTACTCAAATTAATATTAACAGTATCCGCGAAACGATGGGCAAACTTGATTTACCAATGAATAAAACCCATATGGTGATGGACCGTTTTGCTTATACGGGTTCTGCATGTATACCTATGGCTCTATCGGATGCAAATGATAACGGAAAATTGAAATCGAATGATCTTGTCTTTTTTATGGGATCAGGTGGTGGTTTGGCTTTTGCGTGTGCAGCTTTTCGTTGGTAA
- a CDS encoding sodium:solute symporter, which translates to MATNGFGLAGWILIALFAGATLFFVIRGALKIKSMSDYALGSVNFSPVAVGLALAASMTSAATFIINPGFVALYGISGVISYAVVLPIAAVVSLVLLSKSFRKHGSNVKALSMAQWMGTRYKSPGYSLFFAFLALLLITFIVLICVGLTKVLSKTLDISEMAALISIVVFIFGYMMFGGANSMVYTNTMQAVLMLVVAFILLGSGYEHFREGVFGFIDKLKQIDPMLAQSTNTASFLFRDYFEIIVAQIIVGVAIVCQPHIITKSLLLKSDKDVNRFLTVAVITELIFFLVVITGLYARISFPDLTLNGEALKMDGIISAYVIMEFPVYIGLVVVLGLISAGISTLEGLIQALATTITNDIIRPLSAKFKNINLEEKQSIFINKTVIIFLAVVSIFLSYDQLINPKLSVAIFAQNGVYAYFAAAFVPILFGMFIKDMSKAVPIAASISAIVIHFTMYYGKISIPFSLSTGENPGVAAAVAIVASLVVGMIVLKFNRSRA; encoded by the coding sequence ATGGCAACAAATGGTTTTGGTTTAGCCGGTTGGATATTAATCGCGCTTTTTGCAGGTGCAACGCTTTTTTTTGTAATTCGCGGTGCACTTAAAATTAAAAGCATGTCGGATTATGCATTGGGAAGTGTAAACTTTTCACCGGTTGCAGTAGGTCTGGCTCTTGCCGCATCGATGACCAGTGCCGCAACCTTTATAATTAATCCGGGATTTGTTGCCTTATATGGAATAAGCGGTGTTATCTCTTACGCCGTCGTTCTGCCTATTGCTGCTGTGGTTTCACTGGTTTTACTTTCCAAAAGTTTTCGCAAGCATGGCAGCAATGTTAAAGCCTTAAGCATGGCACAATGGATGGGAACTCGTTACAAAAGTCCCGGCTACTCTCTTTTCTTTGCATTTTTGGCACTTCTCTTAATTACTTTTATAGTTCTGATTTGTGTTGGTCTCACAAAAGTTCTTTCCAAAACTCTTGATATTTCAGAAATGGCTGCTTTGATTTCCATCGTGGTTTTCATTTTTGGATATATGATGTTTGGCGGCGCAAATTCCATGGTTTATACAAATACCATGCAAGCTGTCTTAATGCTTGTTGTTGCTTTTATTCTTTTAGGTTCAGGATATGAGCATTTCCGTGAAGGGGTATTCGGCTTTATTGATAAGCTAAAACAAATCGATCCAATGCTGGCACAAAGCACCAATACAGCCAGTTTCCTGTTTCGCGATTACTTTGAAATTATTGTTGCTCAAATCATTGTTGGTGTTGCAATAGTTTGCCAACCACACATCATTACAAAATCCCTTTTACTTAAATCAGACAAAGATGTAAATCGTTTTTTAACAGTTGCCGTTATAACAGAGTTAATTTTTTTCCTGGTTGTGATAACCGGATTATATGCCCGGATAAGTTTTCCGGATTTAACACTTAATGGCGAAGCTTTGAAGATGGATGGAATAATATCTGCATATGTTATTATGGAATTTCCAGTTTATATAGGATTGGTCGTGGTGCTCGGACTAATTTCTGCGGGGATTTCTACACTCGAAGGTTTGATCCAGGCATTGGCAACCACCATTACAAATGATATTATCCGCCCGCTATCTGCAAAATTTAAAAATATTAACCTGGAAGAAAAACAAAGTATTTTCATAAACAAAACAGTGATTATATTTTTAGCGGTAGTTTCAATTTTTCTCTCTTACGACCAATTAATAAATCCAAAACTAAGTGTTGCTATTTTTGCCCAGAATGGTGTTTATGCTTATTTCGCTGCAGCATTTGTACCCATTCTGTTTGGTATGTTTATAAAAGATATGTCAAAAGCTGTCCCGATTGCGGCCTCTATCTCAGCGATTGTAATTCATTTTACAATGTACTACGGTAAAATTTCAATCCCATTTTCACTTTCAACAGGAGAAAACCCGGGAGTTGCGGCGGCAGTTGCAATTGTAGCATCACTAGTCGTTGGCATGATTGTATTAAAGTTTAACAGGAGCCGGGCATGA
- a CDS encoding long-chain fatty acid--CoA ligase, translating to MTHFDWLEKWALYTPDKVVFREHKRDLEWSYRIFNNRVSNLAVYLRDELKVKKGDRVAVYSKNRAEYVFLFFACIKIGAILVPLNFRLTAAETKILFEDAEPHVLFYENEFTAQVQDFNKTKIEIDNLEKFLTNSFDSSEISTSHITENDVVMILYTSGTTGVPKGAMITHKMLYWNSINTALRLDLTSADHTQSYAPLFHTGGWNVLLTPFIHHGASHTILTEFDTDLILRLIEKEKSTILFGVPTMMQMLADSALFDKIDLSSVRYAVVGGAPMSKPLIDAWHERGVFIRQGYGLTEVGPNCFSLHHGDAIRKKGSIGFPNFYIDAKVMADSKECTANEIGELWLKSPVVTPGYWRNPEASKQAITDDWFHTGDIVRFDEEGYYYVVDRKKNMFISGGENVYPAEVEKFLYTHTNIKEVAVLGVPDEKWGEVGKAFVVLKEGSDFDENTMMDFCKGSLAKFKIPKHVKLIEELPKNAAGKIDRLKLK from the coding sequence ATGACACATTTTGACTGGCTGGAAAAGTGGGCGCTATACACACCGGATAAAGTGGTTTTTCGGGAGCACAAACGCGACTTGGAATGGAGTTATAGAATTTTCAACAACCGTGTTTCCAATCTTGCTGTTTATTTACGTGATGAATTAAAAGTAAAAAAGGGAGACCGGGTTGCAGTTTATTCAAAAAATCGCGCTGAGTATGTCTTTTTATTTTTTGCATGTATCAAGATTGGGGCAATCCTTGTTCCATTAAACTTCCGTTTAACAGCAGCAGAAACAAAAATTCTTTTTGAAGATGCCGAACCGCACGTTTTGTTTTATGAAAATGAGTTCACAGCACAGGTACAGGATTTTAATAAAACTAAAATTGAGATTGATAATCTGGAAAAATTTCTGACTAATTCATTTGATAGTTCGGAAATTTCAACTTCTCATATCACAGAAAATGATGTTGTTATGATCCTCTATACATCGGGGACAACAGGTGTTCCTAAAGGGGCAATGATAACCCATAAAATGTTGTACTGGAATTCGATAAATACTGCATTAAGGTTGGACTTAACATCCGCTGATCATACACAAAGTTACGCACCACTGTTTCACACTGGTGGTTGGAATGTTTTACTGACACCTTTTATACATCATGGCGCATCGCATACAATTTTAACTGAGTTCGATACAGATTTAATCTTGAGACTGATTGAAAAAGAAAAATCTACCATTTTGTTTGGTGTTCCAACCATGATGCAAATGCTGGCTGATTCGGCTCTTTTTGACAAGATCGATTTATCTTCTGTTCGATATGCGGTTGTCGGCGGTGCTCCAATGTCCAAACCATTAATTGATGCCTGGCATGAGAGAGGTGTTTTTATCCGCCAGGGTTATGGCCTCACTGAAGTTGGCCCAAACTGTTTTTCACTCCATCATGGAGATGCAATTCGCAAGAAGGGTTCCATCGGTTTTCCAAATTTTTACATTGATGCAAAAGTAATGGCAGATAGTAAAGAATGCACGGCAAATGAAATTGGTGAGTTATGGTTAAAATCTCCGGTTGTCACACCCGGATATTGGAGAAATCCGGAAGCGTCAAAGCAAGCTATAACCGATGATTGGTTTCATACGGGTGATATTGTGCGCTTTGATGAAGAAGGATATTATTATGTAGTTGACCGCAAAAAAAATATGTTTATCAGCGGTGGTGAAAATGTTTATCCGGCAGAAGTGGAAAAGTTTTTGTACACGCATACCAACATTAAAGAAGTTGCGGTTTTGGGTGTTCCAGATGAAAAATGGGGCGAAGTTGGGAAAGCATTTGTTGTTTTAAAAGAGGGCAGTGACTTTGATGAAAACACGATGATGGATTTTTGTAAAGGCAGTCTGGCAAAATTCAAGATCCCTAAACATGTTAAGCTAATTGAAGAATTACCAAAAAATGCAGCGGGCAAAATTGACCGTTTAAAACTTAAATAA
- a CDS encoding alpha/beta hydrolase, which translates to MKRVTILFIISLVFSMSCSTSRFYDLPTAEFEDFDYGYKTKYFQIKNIKVAAIDEGSSDNLVILIHGLGSNAKGWIKNIPELAKKHRVIALDLPGYGKSQKGHFQFTMDFYADIIKLLSEKVSHKSLTLVGHSMGGQIAITTALNYPKLVSNLVLISPAGIETFTEGEAAWFKKVVTPDLIKDTPIRSIDVNLKSNFYEYPEDAEFMITERIQMRRADGFDLYCYAVAENVAAMVDGPVYERLDEIKQPTLILFGENDQLIPNPYLHGGFTKDIAEIAESEITDSELIVIPECGHFVQFEKAERVNKAIVEFLN; encoded by the coding sequence ATGAAACGAGTAACTATTTTATTTATTATAAGTTTGGTTTTTTCTATGAGTTGTTCAACAAGCCGTTTTTATGATTTGCCTACTGCGGAATTTGAAGATTTTGACTACGGTTATAAAACAAAATATTTCCAGATTAAAAATATTAAGGTGGCTGCAATTGATGAAGGCTCTTCGGATAACTTGGTTATATTAATTCATGGATTAGGCAGCAATGCAAAAGGCTGGATAAAAAATATTCCTGAGCTGGCAAAAAAACATCGTGTTATCGCTTTAGATCTTCCAGGATATGGCAAATCTCAAAAAGGCCATTTTCAATTTACAATGGATTTTTACGCCGACATCATAAAGCTGTTATCAGAAAAAGTATCGCATAAATCTTTAACATTGGTTGGACATTCAATGGGCGGCCAAATTGCAATCACCACAGCCTTAAATTATCCAAAGCTTGTAAGCAATCTTGTATTAATATCTCCGGCAGGGATTGAAACTTTTACCGAAGGTGAAGCCGCCTGGTTTAAAAAAGTAGTGACGCCGGATCTTATAAAAGATACACCGATACGTTCAATTGATGTTAACCTCAAATCAAACTTTTATGAGTACCCTGAAGATGCGGAATTTATGATTACGGAGCGTATCCAAATGCGCAGGGCCGATGGTTTTGATCTTTATTGTTATGCGGTTGCAGAAAATGTGGCAGCAATGGTTGATGGGCCGGTTTATGAACGGTTGGATGAGATTAAACAACCGACCTTAATTCTGTTTGGCGAAAATGATCAGTTGATCCCGAATCCATATCTTCATGGCGGGTTTACAAAAGATATTGCTGAAATTGCAGAATCTGAAATCACTGATTCAGAATTGATAGTGATACCTGAATGTGGCCATTTTGTGCAGTTTGAAAAGGCCGAACGGGTTAATAAGGCGATTGTTGAGTTTTTGAATTAG